The proteins below are encoded in one region of Jatrophihabitans sp.:
- a CDS encoding peptidylprolyl isomerase: MPNSKQRREQARRHLERQLVRRQQRDVRRRKMNLIGTVVGVLVLFAVVITTVVMLSDENKDNTADPAASTSPSASASPSSTAAPLPSRKPSPIAARAAKKTDGPCKYAEDAAKLTAGNLFDVGLPPDPAPTPTGKSTAVFNTNQGPITVTLDGASAPCNVQSIKYLISKKYYDNTACPRSVNSGIFVVQCGDPSGTTSGGPTYTTKDENLTKVTYSEGTLAMANAGPNTNGSQFFFITKDSNGALGKNYSVIGRVSAGLDILKKVATGGDDGSNQAGGGRPNIPLFFKTVTLKA, from the coding sequence GTGCCCAACAGCAAGCAGCGTCGCGAGCAGGCCCGGCGTCACCTCGAGCGCCAGTTGGTCCGCCGGCAGCAACGGGATGTGCGCCGTCGCAAGATGAACCTGATCGGCACCGTGGTCGGCGTCCTGGTGCTGTTCGCGGTGGTGATCACCACCGTGGTGATGCTCTCGGATGAGAACAAGGACAACACCGCCGACCCGGCGGCCAGCACCTCGCCGTCAGCCAGCGCCTCGCCGAGTTCGACCGCCGCGCCGCTGCCCAGCCGCAAGCCCAGCCCGATCGCGGCCCGGGCGGCGAAGAAGACCGACGGCCCGTGCAAGTACGCCGAGGACGCCGCCAAGCTGACCGCCGGCAACCTCTTCGACGTGGGCCTGCCACCGGACCCGGCGCCCACCCCGACCGGCAAGTCGACCGCGGTGTTCAACACCAACCAGGGGCCGATCACGGTGACCCTGGACGGCGCCTCGGCGCCCTGCAACGTGCAGAGCATCAAGTACCTGATCAGCAAGAAGTACTACGACAACACCGCCTGCCCCCGCTCGGTGAACTCCGGGATCTTCGTGGTGCAGTGCGGTGACCCGTCCGGCACCACCTCGGGCGGGCCGACCTACACCACCAAGGACGAGAACCTCACCAAGGTCACCTACAGCGAGGGCACCCTGGCGATGGCCAACGCCGGGCCGAACACCAACGGCAGCCAGTTCTTCTTCATCACCAAGGACAGCAACGGCGCGCTGGGCAAGAACTACAGCGTGATCGGACGGGTGAGCGCCGGCCTGGACATCCTGAAGAAGGTGGCCACCGGCGGTGACGACGGCTCCAACCAGGCCGGCGGCGGCAGGCCGAACATCCCGCTGTTCTTCAAGACGGTGACGTTGAAGGCCTGA
- the secF gene encoding protein translocase subunit SecF yields MGILTRLYRGETNFEFIGTRKRWYLASLVLLVLCVLSMVVRGFNVGIDFKGGTQFQIQAANTSLTTTQVEQALEETGHPSESAAQQVGSGATRQIVIKTAELGIDEQVKTQQELASTLKIDPDSISVDSVSSSWGGEITKKAIQGLLVFLVVVFAYIALRFDVKMAVGAMVALLHDLVVTAGIYSLVGFELTPSTIVGLLTILGFSLYDTVVVFDKVAENTRGLLATARETYATAANRAVNQTLMRSVNTSVISLLPVGGLLFVGAGMLGVGTIKDLALILFIGLSVGMYSSLFLATPVVVDLVEREPEHQLLAKRIEAKRASARAAELSMVGAPAPVIRRGSPAPAPKPGARPASRPARKRP; encoded by the coding sequence ATGGGCATCCTCACTCGGCTCTACCGGGGCGAGACCAACTTCGAATTCATCGGCACCCGCAAGCGGTGGTACCTCGCCTCGCTGGTGCTGCTCGTCCTCTGTGTACTGAGCATGGTCGTCCGCGGCTTCAATGTCGGGATCGACTTCAAGGGCGGCACCCAGTTCCAGATCCAGGCCGCCAACACCTCGCTCACCACGACGCAGGTCGAGCAGGCACTGGAGGAGACCGGCCACCCGTCCGAGAGCGCGGCGCAACAGGTGGGCTCCGGCGCCACCCGGCAGATCGTGATCAAGACCGCCGAGCTGGGCATTGACGAGCAGGTCAAAACCCAGCAGGAACTGGCTTCGACGCTCAAGATCGATCCCGACAGCATCTCGGTTGACTCGGTGTCCTCCAGCTGGGGCGGTGAGATCACCAAGAAGGCCATCCAGGGACTGCTGGTCTTCCTGGTGGTGGTGTTCGCCTACATCGCGTTGCGCTTCGATGTGAAGATGGCGGTGGGGGCCATGGTGGCCCTGCTGCACGACCTGGTCGTGACGGCCGGCATCTACTCCCTCGTCGGCTTCGAGCTGACCCCGTCCACCATCGTCGGACTGCTGACCATCCTCGGCTTCTCGCTGTATGACACCGTGGTGGTCTTCGACAAGGTCGCCGAGAACACCAGAGGCCTGCTGGCGACCGCGCGCGAGACCTATGCCACGGCCGCCAACCGCGCGGTGAACCAGACCCTGATGCGCTCGGTCAACACCTCGGTGATCTCGCTGCTGCCGGTGGGCGGGCTGCTGTTCGTCGGCGCCGGCATGCTCGGGGTCGGCACCATCAAGGACCTCGCGCTGATCCTGTTCATCGGATTGTCGGTCGGGATGTACTCCTCGCTGTTCCTGGCCACGCCGGTGGTGGTCGACCTCGTGGAGCGGGAACCGGAGCACCAGCTGCTGGCCAAGCGGATCGAGGCCAAGCGGGCCTCGGCCCGGGCGGCCGAGCTGTCGATGGTCGGCGCTCCCGCTCCGGTGATCCGGCGGGGCTCACCCGCGCCGGCTCCCAAGCCCGGCGCCCGACCGGCTAGCCGGCCCGCCCGCAAGCGTCCGTGA
- the secD gene encoding protein translocase subunit SecD translates to MAPTAGTLRVGRYFAVLLGLFVVLYGIVFLPNHSRTPKLGLDLEGGAQVILKAQTENGKAPTKASMDQARQIISNRVNGLGVSSAEVVTQGNDRIVVSVPGAGADDIKDVGGTALLQMRPLLMEPVSAAPAPSGSGSATPSASASTSPSGSAAPSGSSSPSGSAAPSGTAKPAGSGSASTSPSPRGRIVPNAAATTSPAPSASPSAPSASGSAAPSPSASGSAAPSPSGSGSAAVDPSAPVDQWKQLGFTPPTTPAALAAMPADRQAKLKAAIDAWPCNDTTKPLDVPSKPMITCDQANQTKYLLGPVIVPGTEVKTATAQAPGTSPGQFSWTVSLDLKPKGQAAWADYTSKHNVKVSPNDIGNQVADTLDTKVIVASTIQDTIAGTTEISGNFNEASATNLANSLKYGALPLSFVQQSATSVSPTLGIEQMKAGLLAGGIGLFLVVIYSLLYYRALGLVTVVSLAVSGGLTYAMLVILGEQIGFTLTLAGIAGFIVAVGITADSFVVFFERIKDEVHEGRTMRVAIPRAWERSRRTILSADTVSFLAAATLYYFAAGEVKGFAFTLGLSTVIDLIVVFLFTHPLVSLFSRSKAFGSARFTGLDQARAGGIVTRTLPEPELATAGVGAGMAAPAMSSGAMSSGSVPLTKAKGGGGQRTSEPVHTATAMDAGDRPPAGSATRAATTKPTVTTGAATPITGATAAERAAARRGLRRQTDDQSGRDDS, encoded by the coding sequence GTGGCACCAACTGCCGGAACGCTGCGCGTCGGGCGTTATTTCGCAGTGCTCCTGGGTTTGTTCGTCGTCCTGTACGGCATCGTCTTCCTGCCCAATCACTCGCGCACCCCCAAGCTGGGACTGGACCTCGAGGGCGGCGCGCAGGTCATCCTGAAGGCGCAGACCGAGAACGGCAAGGCCCCCACCAAGGCCTCCATGGACCAGGCGCGCCAGATCATCTCCAACCGCGTCAACGGGTTGGGGGTCTCCTCGGCCGAGGTGGTCACCCAGGGCAATGACCGCATCGTGGTCTCGGTGCCCGGCGCCGGCGCCGACGACATCAAGGACGTCGGCGGCACCGCGCTGCTGCAGATGCGCCCGCTGCTGATGGAGCCGGTCTCGGCCGCGCCCGCGCCGTCGGGCTCCGGCTCGGCCACGCCGTCGGCCTCGGCCAGCACCTCTCCGTCCGGCAGCGCCGCACCGTCGGGCAGCAGCTCTCCGTCTGGCAGCGCCGCACCGTCGGGCACCGCCAAGCCCGCCGGGTCCGGCTCGGCCTCCACCTCGCCGTCACCGCGCGGCCGGATCGTGCCGAACGCCGCCGCTACCACCTCGCCGGCGCCCTCGGCCAGCCCGTCCGCGCCGTCGGCCAGCGGATCGGCCGCGCCGTCGCCGTCGGCCAGCGGATCGGCCGCGCCGTCGCCGTCCGGGTCGGGCAGCGCCGCCGTCGACCCGTCCGCGCCGGTCGACCAGTGGAAGCAGCTCGGCTTCACCCCGCCCACCACTCCGGCGGCCCTGGCCGCGATGCCCGCCGACCGGCAGGCCAAGCTCAAGGCCGCCATCGACGCCTGGCCGTGCAACGACACCACCAAGCCGCTGGACGTCCCCAGCAAGCCGATGATCACCTGCGACCAGGCCAACCAGACCAAGTACCTGCTCGGGCCGGTGATCGTGCCCGGCACCGAGGTCAAGACCGCCACCGCCCAGGCGCCCGGCACCAGCCCGGGCCAGTTCAGCTGGACGGTCAGCCTGGACCTCAAGCCCAAGGGCCAGGCCGCCTGGGCTGACTACACCTCCAAGCACAACGTCAAGGTCAGCCCCAACGACATCGGCAACCAGGTCGCCGACACCCTCGACACCAAGGTGATCGTCGCCTCCACCATCCAGGACACCATCGCCGGCACCACCGAGATCAGCGGCAACTTCAACGAGGCCTCGGCGACCAATCTGGCCAACTCGCTGAAGTACGGCGCGCTGCCGCTGAGCTTCGTCCAGCAGTCGGCCACCTCGGTCTCGCCGACGCTGGGCATCGAGCAGATGAAGGCCGGCCTGCTCGCGGGTGGCATCGGGCTGTTCCTGGTGGTGATCTACTCGCTGCTGTACTACCGGGCGCTGGGGCTGGTGACGGTCGTCTCGCTGGCGGTCTCCGGTGGCCTGACCTACGCGATGCTGGTGATCCTGGGCGAGCAGATCGGGTTCACGCTCACCCTGGCCGGTATCGCCGGTTTCATCGTCGCCGTCGGTATCACCGCCGACTCGTTCGTGGTCTTCTTCGAACGAATAAAGGACGAGGTGCACGAAGGCCGGACCATGCGGGTCGCCATCCCGAGAGCCTGGGAACGGTCCCGGCGCACCATCCTGTCGGCCGACACGGTCTCCTTCCTGGCCGCCGCGACGCTCTACTACTTCGCGGCCGGTGAGGTGAAGGGCTTCGCGTTCACCCTCGGCCTGTCCACGGTGATCGACCTGATCGTGGTGTTCCTGTTCACCCACCCGCTGGTGTCGCTGTTCTCCCGCAGCAAGGCGTTCGGCTCGGCCCGGTTCACCGGGCTGGACCAGGCGCGCGCCGGCGGCATCGTCACCCGCACCCTTCCCGAGCCCGAACTCGCCACCGCCGGAGTGGGCGCGGGCATGGCCGCGCCCGCGATGAGCTCAGGGGCGATGAGCTCGGGCTCGGTTCCGTTGACCAAGGCCAAGGGCGGCGGTGGTCAGCGAACCAGCGAGCCCGTGCACACCGCCACCGCGATGGACGCCGGGGACCGGCCACCGGCCGGCTCCGCCACCCGGGCCGCCACCACCAAGCCGACAGTGACCACCGGCGCGGCGACCCCGATCACCGGCGCCACCGCGGCCGAGCGCGCCGCGGCCCGCCGGGGCCTGCGACGACAAACCGATGACCAGAGCGGACGGGACGACAGCTGA
- a CDS encoding bifunctional (p)ppGpp synthetase/guanosine-3',5'-bis(diphosphate) 3'-pyrophosphohydrolase: MEVFLTTEAPDSGAAGDTAAGAALPAAPQGTAASLAGSRTGARGTAPAWTPSAVTSSAKADPAAPAMADPAVTNPSAGSARTTHRAGTAAVSKDGAAARTAPRPAAHRAPVVPPAATAATTTAPAESATAPAATPPAASPPPPTPPPPATAPATHPMVTEPVAASPTEVANGAHRRRVRDRIARRLVTTPRQSAVRPVLEPLLAVHRAAHPKVDAKLLQRGYDLAEECHRGQLRKSGDPYITHPLAVATILAELGMDTITLVAALLHDTVEDTGMTIPALTVEFGAEVAHLVEGVTKLDKVKYGEAAEAETIRKMIVAMARDPRVLVIKLADRLHNMRTLRFLPPAKQERKARETLEVLAPLAHRLGMNTVKWELEDLAFATLYPKRYDEIVRLVADRAPQRDVYLNDVIERVNGDLKTGGIKAHVYGRPKHYYSIYQKMIVRGREFTDIYDLVGIRVLVESERDCYGALGVIHANWQPVPGRFKDFIAMPKFNMYQSLHTTVIGPGGKPVELQIRTHAMHRTAEFGIAAHWKYKEVGLATATPAAVSDEMVWLRQLLDWQREAQEPGEFLDTLRFDLGTGEVYVFTPKGDVFGLPAGSTPVDFAYAVHTDVGHRCIGARVNGKLVALETKLDHGDTIEIFTSKSETAGPSRDWLAFVASPRAKTKIRQWFAKERREDAVEAGKTALTRAMRKSSLPMQRLLGGDQLVTIARDMHLTDVTALYVAIGEGHVSAQSIVQKLVASLGGVEGATEDLAETAIPMQSAPKTTTPRRSGGDAGVMVSGMSDVWVKLARCCTPVPGDDILGFITRGGGVSVHRRSCTNAGSLEEQKDRLVDVEWAPSADSVFVVSIQVEALDRHRLLSDVSRVLSDERVNILSASVTTNRDRVAVSRFTFELAEAKHLANLLRTVRGVEGVYDVYRVHAAN; the protein is encoded by the coding sequence ATGGAGGTTTTCCTGACCACCGAGGCGCCAGATTCGGGGGCCGCCGGCGACACGGCGGCCGGTGCTGCCCTGCCCGCTGCGCCGCAAGGCACAGCCGCCTCCCTCGCCGGCAGCAGGACCGGCGCGCGCGGCACCGCGCCGGCGTGGACCCCGAGCGCGGTGACCTCCTCGGCCAAGGCCGACCCGGCAGCCCCAGCCATGGCCGACCCCGCGGTGACCAACCCGTCCGCTGGTAGCGCTCGGACCACCCACCGGGCCGGCACGGCGGCCGTCAGCAAGGACGGAGCGGCGGCCAGGACGGCGCCACGGCCAGCGGCGCATCGTGCACCGGTGGTCCCGCCGGCGGCCACCGCGGCAACCACCACCGCGCCGGCGGAAAGCGCCACCGCGCCGGCCGCCACCCCGCCGGCCGCTAGCCCGCCGCCGCCCACCCCACCGCCGCCCGCCACCGCGCCGGCCACTCATCCGATGGTCACCGAACCCGTCGCCGCGTCGCCGACCGAGGTGGCCAACGGCGCCCATCGCCGCCGGGTGCGTGACCGGATCGCCCGCCGGCTGGTCACCACACCCCGCCAGAGCGCGGTCAGGCCGGTGCTGGAGCCGTTGCTGGCGGTGCACCGGGCCGCCCATCCCAAGGTCGACGCCAAGCTGCTGCAGCGGGGTTATGACCTGGCCGAGGAATGCCACCGCGGTCAGCTGCGCAAGTCCGGGGATCCCTACATCACCCACCCGCTGGCGGTGGCCACCATCCTGGCCGAGCTGGGCATGGACACCATCACCCTGGTGGCGGCGCTGCTGCACGACACCGTCGAGGACACCGGGATGACGATCCCGGCGCTGACCGTGGAGTTCGGCGCCGAGGTGGCGCACCTGGTCGAGGGCGTCACCAAGCTGGACAAGGTCAAGTACGGCGAGGCGGCCGAGGCCGAGACGATCCGCAAGATGATCGTGGCGATGGCGCGTGACCCCCGGGTGCTGGTGATCAAGCTGGCCGACCGGCTGCACAACATGCGCACCCTGCGGTTCCTGCCGCCGGCCAAGCAGGAGCGCAAGGCCCGCGAGACGCTGGAGGTGCTCGCCCCGCTGGCGCACCGGCTCGGTATGAACACCGTCAAGTGGGAGCTGGAAGACCTGGCCTTCGCCACCCTGTACCCCAAGCGCTACGACGAGATCGTCCGGTTGGTCGCCGACCGGGCGCCGCAGCGCGACGTCTATCTCAACGACGTGATCGAGCGGGTCAACGGCGACCTGAAGACCGGCGGCATCAAGGCTCACGTCTACGGCCGTCCCAAGCACTACTACTCGATCTACCAGAAGATGATCGTGCGCGGCCGGGAGTTCACCGACATCTACGACCTGGTCGGCATCCGGGTCCTGGTCGAGTCCGAACGTGACTGCTACGGCGCCCTCGGGGTGATCCACGCGAACTGGCAACCGGTGCCGGGCCGGTTCAAGGACTTCATCGCCATGCCGAAGTTCAACATGTACCAGTCGCTGCACACCACGGTCATCGGCCCCGGCGGCAAGCCGGTCGAGCTGCAGATCCGCACCCACGCCATGCACCGGACCGCCGAGTTCGGGATCGCGGCGCACTGGAAGTACAAGGAAGTCGGCCTGGCCACCGCCACCCCGGCCGCCGTCAGCGATGAGATGGTCTGGCTGCGCCAGCTGCTGGACTGGCAGCGCGAGGCCCAGGAGCCCGGTGAGTTCCTCGACACCCTGCGCTTTGACCTCGGGACCGGCGAGGTCTACGTCTTCACCCCCAAGGGAGACGTCTTCGGGTTGCCGGCCGGCTCCACGCCGGTCGACTTCGCCTACGCGGTGCACACCGATGTCGGCCACCGCTGCATCGGCGCCCGGGTGAACGGCAAGCTGGTGGCGCTGGAGACCAAGCTCGACCACGGCGACACCATCGAGATCTTCACCTCCAAGTCCGAGACCGCCGGGCCGTCCCGGGACTGGCTGGCCTTCGTCGCCTCGCCGCGCGCCAAGACCAAGATCCGGCAGTGGTTCGCCAAGGAACGCCGCGAGGACGCGGTGGAGGCCGGCAAGACCGCGCTGACCCGGGCGATGCGCAAGTCCTCGCTGCCGATGCAGCGGCTGCTGGGCGGTGACCAGCTGGTCACCATCGCCCGCGACATGCACCTGACCGACGTGACGGCGCTCTACGTGGCCATCGGCGAGGGGCACGTCTCGGCCCAGTCGATCGTGCAGAAGCTGGTCGCCTCGCTCGGCGGGGTCGAAGGCGCCACCGAGGACCTGGCCGAGACCGCCATCCCGATGCAGAGCGCTCCCAAGACGACCACGCCGCGGCGTTCCGGCGGCGACGCGGGCGTGATGGTGTCGGGGATGTCCGACGTCTGGGTGAAGCTGGCGCGCTGCTGCACCCCGGTGCCCGGCGATGACATCCTCGGCTTCATCACCCGCGGCGGCGGCGTGTCGGTGCACCGGCGCAGCTGCACCAACGCCGGGTCACTGGAGGAGCAGAAGGACCGGCTGGTCGACGTCGAGTGGGCGCCGTCGGCGGACTCGGTCTTCGTCGTCTCGATCCAGGTCGAGGCGCTGGACCGGCACCGGCTGCTCTCCGACGTCTCCCGGGTGCTGTCCGACGAGCGGGTGAACATCCTGTCCGCCTCGGTGACCACCAACCGGGACCGGGTGGCGGTGTCGCGGTTCACCTTCGAGCTGGCCGAGGCCAAGCACCTTGCCAACCTGCTGCGCACGGTGCGCGGCGTCGAGGGCGTCTACGACGTCTACCGGGTGCACGCGGCCAACTGA
- the hisS gene encoding histidine--tRNA ligase, whose amino-acid sequence MTVARPTPLSGFPELLPAERFVELRVLDSLRACFELHGFAPVETRAAEPLEQLLRKGEIDKEVYLLRRLQAKDEPAEPGADGTADASTLGLHFDLTVPFARYVLENSGKLEFPFRRYQIQKVWRGERPQEGRYREFTQADIDVVARDVLPFHHDVEVARVMAEALSALPVPALKLQVNNRKLIEGYYLTIGITDTQAVMRVIDKIDKVPADVLRTMLVGEAGITDEQSELAIRFASITTGDGEQLGFGIAELVPAAEWHPLLGEGVAELKTVVGGCATLNSDRFSVVADLSIARGLDYYTGTVFETRMAGFESLGSICSGGRYDSLASDGRTSYPGVGISLGVTRMLVPLFNRKKLTASRSVPSAVLVLLPDEHSRADSDAIAGRLRANGIATEVAPLAQRYGKQIRYAERRGIPFVWFPAGPENPHEVKDIRTGAQEPADPATWRPPAEDLRPQVVRPEA is encoded by the coding sequence GTGACTGTCGCCAGGCCCACCCCGCTGAGCGGGTTTCCCGAGCTGCTGCCCGCCGAGCGGTTCGTCGAGCTGCGGGTGCTCGACAGCTTGCGGGCCTGCTTCGAGCTGCACGGCTTCGCGCCGGTCGAGACCCGTGCCGCCGAGCCGCTGGAGCAGCTGCTGCGCAAGGGCGAGATCGACAAGGAGGTCTACCTGCTGCGCCGCCTGCAGGCCAAGGACGAGCCGGCCGAGCCCGGCGCCGACGGCACCGCCGACGCCTCGACGCTGGGCCTGCACTTCGACCTGACCGTGCCGTTCGCTCGCTACGTCCTGGAGAACTCCGGCAAGCTGGAGTTCCCGTTCCGGCGCTACCAGATCCAGAAGGTGTGGCGTGGTGAGCGGCCGCAGGAAGGCCGCTACCGCGAGTTCACCCAGGCCGACATCGACGTGGTGGCCCGTGACGTGCTGCCGTTCCATCACGATGTCGAGGTGGCCCGGGTGATGGCCGAGGCGCTGTCGGCGCTGCCGGTGCCGGCGCTCAAGCTCCAGGTCAACAACCGCAAGCTGATCGAGGGCTACTACCTGACCATCGGAATCACCGATACGCAAGCGGTGATGCGGGTGATCGACAAGATCGACAAGGTGCCGGCAGATGTCCTGCGCACGATGCTCGTCGGTGAGGCCGGCATTACTGACGAGCAGTCAGAGCTGGCCATCAGGTTCGCCTCGATCACCACCGGCGACGGTGAACAGCTCGGCTTCGGCATCGCCGAACTGGTTCCGGCAGCCGAATGGCATCCCTTGCTCGGTGAAGGGGTGGCCGAGCTGAAAACGGTGGTCGGTGGTTGTGCCACGCTCAACAGCGATCGGTTCAGCGTCGTCGCCGACTTGAGCATCGCCCGCGGCCTGGACTACTACACCGGCACGGTGTTCGAGACCCGGATGGCCGGCTTCGAGAGCCTGGGCTCGATCTGCTCGGGCGGGCGCTATGACTCCCTGGCCAGTGACGGCCGCACCAGCTACCCCGGCGTCGGCATCTCACTCGGCGTCACCCGGATGCTGGTGCCGCTGTTCAACCGCAAGAAGCTGACCGCCAGCCGGTCGGTGCCCTCGGCGGTGCTGGTGCTGCTGCCGGATGAGCACTCGCGGGCCGACTCCGACGCCATCGCCGGCCGGCTGCGGGCCAACGGCATCGCCACCGAGGTGGCGCCGCTCGCGCAGCGCTACGGCAAGCAGATCCGCTACGCCGAGCGTCGCGGCATCCCGTTCGTCTGGTTCCCGGCCGGGCCGGAGAATCCGCACGAGGTCAAGGACATCCGCACCGGCGCCCAGGAGCCGGCCGATCCGGCGACCTGGCGGCCGCCCGCGGAGGATCTGCGCCCGCAGGTGGTGCGGCCCGAGGCCTGA
- the aspS gene encoding aspartate--tRNA ligase, translating to MLRTHQAGTLRATQAGESVTLTGWVASRRDHGGVAFIDLRDASGIVQVVLRDDESAHNLRNEWCIQVTGAVRERLEGRVNPNIATGEIEVVADKLEVLSEAAVLPFQIDEHTEVGEEARLKYRYLDLRRPEPSAAIRLRSKVNRAAREVLYRHDFVEIETPTLTRSTPEGARDFLVPARLQPGSWYALPQSPQLFKQLLMVAGMERYFQIARCYRDEDFRADRQPEFTQLDIEMSFVDQDDVIELGETVTAALWSALAGYEIPRPIPRLTYADAMARYGSDKPDLRFGVELTDLTDYFSDTSFRVFQA from the coding sequence GTGCTGCGCACGCATCAGGCCGGGACGCTGAGGGCGACCCAGGCAGGCGAGTCCGTCACCCTCACCGGTTGGGTGGCCAGCCGTCGCGATCACGGCGGCGTCGCCTTCATCGACCTGCGCGACGCCTCCGGAATCGTCCAGGTCGTGCTGCGCGACGACGAGAGCGCCCACAACCTGCGCAACGAGTGGTGCATCCAGGTCACCGGCGCGGTCCGCGAGCGGCTGGAGGGGCGGGTCAACCCCAACATCGCCACCGGCGAGATCGAGGTCGTCGCCGACAAGCTCGAGGTGCTCAGCGAGGCCGCGGTGCTGCCGTTCCAGATCGACGAGCACACCGAGGTCGGCGAGGAGGCCCGACTGAAGTACCGCTATTTGGATTTGAGACGCCCTGAGCCGTCTGCTGCGATCCGGTTGCGCAGCAAGGTCAACCGGGCGGCCCGCGAGGTGCTCTACCGGCACGACTTCGTCGAGATCGAGACGCCGACGCTGACCCGCTCGACCCCCGAGGGCGCCCGCGACTTCCTGGTGCCGGCCCGGCTGCAGCCCGGTTCCTGGTACGCGTTGCCGCAGTCGCCGCAGCTGTTCAAGCAGCTGCTGATGGTGGCCGGCATGGAGCGCTACTTCCAGATCGCGCGCTGCTACCGCGACGAGGACTTCCGCGCCGACCGGCAGCCGGAGTTCACCCAGCTCGACATCGAGATGAGCTTCGTCGACCAGGACGACGTGATCGAGCTGGGCGAGACGGTCACGGCGGCGCTGTGGTCGGCGCTGGCCGGGTACGAGATCCCGCGGCCGATCCCGCGGCTCACCTACGCCGACGCGATGGCCCGCTACGGGTCGGACAAGCCCGACCTGCGGTTCGGGGTGGAGCTCACCGACCTCACCGACTACTTCTCCGACACGTCCTTCCGGGTCTTCCAGGCCC
- a CDS encoding MBL fold metallo-hydrolase: protein MLIEGFPAQVAGTNCFVVAPGPGEQCVIIDPGVGVTGELDEIIKEHRLHPVAVLLTHGHLDHTFSVLPVCQAREVPAYIHPEDRSALADPWTNLGLRPGEPIYGGTGLTFAEPDDVRELADDTRLELAGLGLVVRHAPGHTRGSVVFSLDLTGEPAIGISDVLFSGDVLFAGSIGRTDLPGGSMDEMWQSLRTVILPMADEVIVCPGHGPQTTIGRERLTNPFLRTLM, encoded by the coding sequence GTGCTGATTGAGGGCTTCCCAGCCCAGGTGGCCGGGACGAACTGCTTCGTGGTCGCACCCGGGCCGGGCGAGCAGTGCGTGATCATCGACCCCGGGGTGGGCGTCACCGGCGAACTGGACGAGATCATCAAGGAGCACCGGCTGCACCCGGTGGCGGTGCTGCTCACCCACGGGCACCTGGACCACACCTTCTCGGTGCTGCCGGTCTGCCAGGCGCGCGAGGTGCCGGCCTACATCCATCCCGAGGACCGCTCGGCGCTGGCCGACCCGTGGACCAACCTCGGGCTGCGTCCCGGTGAGCCGATCTACGGGGGCACCGGGCTGACCTTCGCCGAGCCCGACGACGTCCGGGAGCTCGCTGACGACACCCGCCTGGAGCTGGCCGGCCTGGGCCTGGTGGTGCGGCACGCGCCCGGGCACACCCGTGGCTCGGTGGTGTTCAGCCTCGACCTGACCGGCGAGCCCGCCATCGGGATCAGCGACGTGCTGTTCTCCGGTGACGTGCTGTTCGCCGGCTCGATCGGGCGTACCGACCTGCCCGGCGGCTCGATGGACGAGATGTGGCAGTCGCTGCGCACGGTGATCCTGCCGATGGCCGATGAGGTAATCGTTTGTCCCGGCCACGGCCCGCAGACGACGATAGGCCGCGAACGGCTGACCAACCCCTTTCTGAGGACCCTGATGTGA
- a CDS encoding adenine phosphoribosyltransferase: protein MTQPAGTRPAISEIIASRLRDVQDFPQPGVLFKDIMPLLADAAAFGACIDELAELPAAYEADLIAGVEARGFVVAAALARAVDAGVVPVRKAGKLPPPTVSARYELEYGSAEIEVPVGVLEGKRVYVVDDVLATGGTLAASLELLSRAGATVTGVGVLIELEFLAGRARLAGHELTALLRL from the coding sequence GTGACCCAGCCGGCCGGCACTCGACCGGCGATCAGCGAGATCATCGCCAGCCGGCTGCGGGACGTGCAGGACTTTCCCCAGCCCGGCGTGCTCTTCAAGGACATCATGCCGTTGCTGGCCGACGCGGCGGCGTTCGGCGCGTGCATCGATGAGTTGGCTGAGCTTCCCGCGGCCTACGAGGCCGACCTGATCGCCGGGGTCGAGGCCCGGGGCTTCGTGGTGGCCGCGGCGCTGGCCCGCGCTGTCGACGCGGGCGTGGTTCCGGTCCGCAAGGCCGGCAAGCTGCCGCCGCCGACGGTCAGCGCCCGCTACGAGCTCGAGTACGGCAGCGCCGAGATCGAGGTGCCGGTGGGCGTGCTGGAAGGCAAGCGGGTCTACGTGGTGGACGACGTGCTGGCCACCGGCGGCACGCTGGCGGCCTCGTTGGAGCTGCTGTCCCGGGCCGGCGCGACCGTCACCGGCGTGGGGGTGCTCATCGAGCTGGAGTTCCTGGCCGGCCGGGCCAGGCTGGCCGGCCACGAGCTGACAGCGCTGCTGCGGCTCTGA